The DNA region AATTTTTTGTAAAAAATAATTTCTTCCTTCTTCATCGCGAAGACCTGATTTGAATTTGATATTCATTTCAATCACTTGGTCATAAAACAAATCTAAAGTTTTATCTGTAAATAGAGCAGAATCAGAAACCAATTGCCTTCTTACAAAATTTTTTCTGGCATCAGAATAACTTCCTGTTTTTAAAAGTTCATCCATGATCGGAATGGGAACTTCCCCATTATGCCTTGCTCGAATGACTTTGATTTTGCGAATCTCGTCTAGTTTGTAACTGAGCCTGGTTAAGAAACTGAGTATCTCTGAGTTTTGATCCCCAAACTTTGTGAATTCTTTAAAAAAATCTACCTTACGTTTTTGCACCAAAGTTTCTACAAGTACATTGGTATTCAGTTCATTTTGGCTAAACAAAACCGAATTCACATCATCGATTGTAAATTTAGAACGGTGTAAGTATTGTTTTAATTTTTTTACACTTTTTAGATAAGCACCTACATTGGCAGGAATTCGATGGATGAATTCATCGGCGGCATTGGGTTCAAAATGAACTTGTTCTTGGTCACAAACTTCTTTGAATACTTTTGGGTAATCACTTGGATATAAAAACTTAGTTTTGTAATAGTTTAAAGTTCCTTGAAAGAGTTGGATCAAACCTTGTGGGA from Leptospira noumeaensis includes:
- the holA gene encoding DNA polymerase III subunit delta, whose product is METKKSQAREFTSLFQLFKTQTSNLPQFFAYTGEDSYEFELIIDHYKEALSKSSGAYEIILIVSESGEQAKLFAELFTPDMFYPRKLIIVKQAAALFKPILDAKAAQEWKDFASGFRKNITAVSDEIFLIVHYDGKDIPQGLIQLFQGTLNYYKTKFLYPSDYPKVFKEVCDQEQVHFEPNAADEFIHRIPANVGAYLKSVKKLKQYLHRSKFTIDDVNSVLFSQNELNTNVLVETLVQKRKVDFFKEFTKFGDQNSEILSFLTRLSYKLDEIRKIKVIRARHNGEVPIPIMDELLKTGSYSDARKNFVRRQLVSDSALFTDKTLDLFYDQVIEMNIKFKSGLRDEEGRNYFLQKIMHLFSLLQERSSK